The genomic window GTAGACGCGATCACAGACCCGCCCGTCGAGACACTGGCTCGTCATGACGACCGGCGTCCCGGCGTCGACGATCTCGCCGATCCGTTCGATCAGGTCGGAGTGGACGTGTCCCAGCCCCGTCCCCTCGATCACGATCCCGTCTTTCTCGGCCGCAAGATCGAGGATCGCCGGATCGAAACCGGGCGTGAACTTCACCAGTGCGACCTCGGCGTTCAGGTCGGCCGCGATATCGAGATCCGTCTCATCCCGCTCGACGTAGTCGCGCCGCCACTCTATTTCGAGGTCGTCGTAGTCGATCTCGCCGAGGGGCTCCGCGCCGACTGTCTCGAAGGCGTCCCGGCGGGACGTATGATTCTTCCGAACCCGTGTCCCGCGGTGGAGGGCACAGCGGTCGTCGGACTCGTCGGCATGCATACAGACGAGCACTTCCGCGCAGTCGCTTTTCGCGGCTTCGACCGCCGAGACGGCGTTCATGACGTTGTCAGACGAGGGGCGGTCAGCCGAGCGCTGGCTGCCGGTAAAGACGATCGGTACCGGCGTATCGAGCATGAAAGACAGCGCGCTCGCGGAGAACTGCATCGTGTCGGTGCCGTGCATCACGACGACGCCGTCGGCCCCGGCCTCGATCTCCTCGTGGACGGCCTCGGCGAGATCGATCCAGACGTCGGGCGTCATGTTCTCGCTGAGGATGTTCGCCACGACGCGCCCGCGGTAGTTCGCGCGTCCAGCCAGATCCGGCACAGCGCGAAGGACGTCTTCGGCGTCGAACTGGGCCGTCACTGCGCCGGTCCGGTAGTCGACGGTCGAGGCGATCGTGCCGCCGGTCGAGATCAGCGAGATGGTCGGCAGTTCTTCGTCGAACTCGACGGTCGAACCCCCCTCGTCTCCGGGTTCTTCGATCTCGTGGACATTCGATTCGAGAACCTCGACAGTGGCCCCCTCGCGGTCGATACCGACGTTGTAGCCTCCCGCCAGTTTGACCACCAGATGTTCGGC from Natranaeroarchaeum aerophilus includes these protein-coding regions:
- the gatD gene encoding Glu-tRNA(Gln) amidotransferase subunit GatD, which encodes MNAGDHVRIDRDGQHYEGVLLPSTTAEHLVVKLAGGYNVGIDREGATVEVLESNVHEIEEPGDEGGSTVEFDEELPTISLISTGGTIASTVDYRTGAVTAQFDAEDVLRAVPDLAGRANYRGRVVANILSENMTPDVWIDLAEAVHEEIEAGADGVVVMHGTDTMQFSASALSFMLDTPVPIVFTGSQRSADRPSSDNVMNAVSAVEAAKSDCAEVLVCMHADESDDRCALHRGTRVRKNHTSRRDAFETVGAEPLGEIDYDDLEIEWRRDYVERDETDLDIAADLNAEVALVKFTPGFDPAILDLAAEKDGIVIEGTGLGHVHSDLIERIGEIVDAGTPVVMTSQCLDGRVCDRVYDTGRDLLDAGVIEGEDMLPGTAKVKLMWALANSDDPETAMQRPLAGEITERSVPWE